The proteins below come from a single Pseudarthrobacter sp. SSS035 genomic window:
- a CDS encoding DUF1206 domain-containing protein gives MRRWPEGSAIKRELKDAAGAAEDVTNSRALELLARVGFAVSGLLHFLVGAIAIRLAMGGSGNADFSGAVSELASQPAGPFLLWASFAACAALALWQASDAVFDYNRLPTKDKAGKKAKAAAQAVVFAGLAVTLASFAMGTGSGGDNQQSASDLTVAVMKAPGGVALMVLVGLGVAITGIIYGIRGIKKTFEKHLTMPVSRPARTAVSALGVTGYVAKGVVLLLTGMLITIATLQADPGESTGLDGGLRALRDQPFGVYLLAAVGTGLICYGVYMVVRARLAKM, from the coding sequence CTGCGGCGCTGGCCCGAAGGAAGCGCCATCAAAAGAGAACTCAAAGACGCCGCAGGCGCGGCGGAGGACGTCACCAACTCGCGCGCACTGGAGTTGCTGGCGAGGGTGGGTTTCGCGGTAAGCGGCCTACTGCACTTTCTGGTGGGCGCCATAGCCATCCGCCTCGCCATGGGCGGTTCAGGGAATGCTGATTTCAGCGGGGCTGTTTCCGAACTGGCCAGCCAGCCCGCCGGGCCGTTCCTCCTGTGGGCAAGCTTTGCCGCCTGCGCGGCCCTTGCCCTCTGGCAGGCGAGCGATGCCGTCTTCGACTACAACCGGCTGCCCACCAAGGACAAAGCCGGCAAGAAGGCCAAAGCGGCAGCGCAGGCCGTGGTGTTTGCGGGGCTCGCCGTGACCCTGGCCAGCTTCGCCATGGGCACAGGGTCCGGCGGCGACAACCAGCAATCGGCAAGCGACCTCACCGTCGCCGTCATGAAGGCCCCCGGCGGCGTAGCACTGATGGTCCTCGTGGGACTAGGCGTCGCCATCACCGGGATCATCTACGGCATCCGCGGAATCAAGAAGACCTTCGAGAAACACCTCACGATGCCCGTTTCCCGCCCTGCCCGGACGGCCGTCTCCGCCTTGGGCGTGACCGGCTACGTCGCCAAAGGCGTAGTCCTGCTGCTGACCGGGATGCTCATCACCATCGCCACCCTGCAGGCCGATCCGGGTGAATCCACGGGCCTGGACGGTGGACTCAGGGCCCTGCGCGACCAGCCCTTCGGCGTGTATTTGCTGGCCGCCGTGGGCACCGGCCTCATCTGCTACGGCGTGTACATGGTGGTCCGGGCTCGCCTGGCCAAAATGTAG
- the trmB gene encoding tRNA (guanosine(46)-N7)-methyltransferase TrmB, producing MSESPESPQPPHVPRPVTPGTQASFGTYGGRPVSFVRRGTRLQGRRQTAWEEHSDRWALDVPRHIANTSVHPDYTFDAESEFGRKAPLIVEIGSGLGDAICHAAEENPDTDFLAVEVYTPGLANTIIKINSRGLNNVRVVEANAPEVLATMLPAGSVSELWVFFPDPWHKSRHHKRRLIQPEFAELAARALTKGGLWRVATDWSNYAVHVRDVLADSPDFENLHTGERHGPESPLTQVWQSGVETLVGGAPVREGRAPVSTAHTGPNEGVDETGGWAPRFEGRIRTSFEAKAHEAGRLIFDLCYRRR from the coding sequence ATGAGCGAATCCCCAGAATCTCCCCAGCCTCCGCATGTCCCGCGCCCGGTGACACCCGGAACCCAGGCGTCTTTCGGCACCTACGGCGGCAGGCCGGTGAGCTTTGTGCGCCGCGGCACCCGCCTCCAGGGACGCCGGCAGACGGCGTGGGAAGAGCACTCGGACCGGTGGGCGCTGGACGTGCCCCGGCACATTGCGAACACGTCGGTCCACCCGGACTACACCTTCGACGCTGAGTCCGAGTTCGGCCGCAAGGCACCGCTGATTGTGGAAATCGGTTCGGGGCTGGGCGATGCCATCTGCCACGCGGCCGAGGAAAACCCGGACACGGACTTCCTGGCTGTCGAGGTCTATACCCCGGGGCTGGCCAACACCATCATCAAGATCAACAGCCGCGGGCTGAACAACGTCCGGGTGGTGGAAGCCAACGCGCCCGAGGTCCTGGCCACCATGCTGCCGGCAGGATCCGTCAGCGAGCTGTGGGTGTTCTTCCCCGATCCCTGGCACAAGTCACGCCACCACAAGCGCCGCCTCATCCAGCCGGAGTTCGCCGAACTGGCAGCACGGGCACTCACCAAGGGCGGACTGTGGCGGGTCGCCACGGACTGGTCCAACTACGCCGTCCACGTCCGCGACGTCCTCGCGGACTCCCCAGACTTCGAAAACCTCCACACGGGCGAGCGCCACGGCCCGGAAAGTCCGCTCACCCAGGTGTGGCAATCCGGCGTCGAAACCCTGGTGGGCGGCGCGCCCGTCCGCGAAGGCCGGGCGCCGGTGAGTACCGCGCATACAGGCCCCAACGAGGGTGTGGATGAAACGGGCGGCTGGGCGCCACGCTTCGAAGGCCGGATCCGCACGAGTTTCGAGGCGAAGGCCCACGAGGCCGGCCGGCTGATCTTCGACCTCTGCTACCGCCGCCGCTGA
- a CDS encoding MFS transporter, with translation MGPVTRADNVDVPGLLIDAEIDDIPPAAPTRLPGQSGGGPESPRGSRRALVYLGLCLVLIGLNLRTVFSSFAAVLPEITSDAGLPGWAVVVLTTVPVTLLGVFAPLAPVLARRFGAERVLLGAMAVLTAGLLLRPADIGGLVPGAGHLPTLLAGTAACGAAIALCNVLLPGLVKRDFPHRLGLMGGLYTTAICASAALGAGFTYPVFTATGEWTSALWFWAVPAAVVLLLFLPVALRQHPVRHQAANLGVNVWRSAVAWQVTIFMVLQAMMSFSVFAWLAPILRERGVDGGTAGLMVSVSIVLQMTGSLFAPALAARFRDQRAIAVVVALMTGGGFALSIFGPLELIWVWTGLLGLGQGSLTAVALTMIMLRTRDGHTAAHLSGMMQGVGYGLGSTGTLMVGQLHQATGSFTAAGVLFLVVGSLAAVFGYRAGRNRYIGDSSRSGQ, from the coding sequence ATGGGTCCCGTGACCCGTGCTGACAACGTTGACGTGCCTGGACTGCTGATCGACGCCGAAATCGACGACATCCCCCCAGCCGCCCCGACGCGCCTTCCGGGCCAGTCGGGCGGCGGTCCGGAGAGCCCGCGGGGCAGCCGGCGCGCGCTCGTGTACCTGGGCCTCTGCCTGGTGCTTATCGGGCTGAACCTCCGCACGGTGTTCTCCAGTTTCGCTGCGGTTCTTCCGGAGATCACGTCCGACGCCGGCCTGCCGGGCTGGGCCGTCGTGGTGCTCACCACCGTGCCCGTGACGCTCCTGGGGGTCTTCGCGCCGCTGGCCCCTGTCCTGGCCCGCCGGTTCGGCGCCGAACGCGTCCTGCTTGGTGCCATGGCAGTACTCACGGCGGGGCTGCTGCTGCGGCCCGCGGACATCGGCGGCCTCGTGCCCGGTGCCGGCCACCTCCCTACTTTGCTGGCGGGAACTGCTGCCTGCGGTGCCGCCATCGCCCTGTGCAACGTATTGCTGCCAGGGCTGGTGAAGCGCGATTTCCCGCATCGGCTGGGTCTCATGGGCGGCCTGTACACCACTGCCATCTGCGCGTCGGCCGCCCTCGGAGCCGGCTTTACCTACCCCGTCTTCACGGCGACGGGGGAGTGGACCTCGGCGCTGTGGTTCTGGGCCGTTCCTGCCGCCGTCGTACTTTTGCTGTTCCTTCCGGTGGCGCTGCGCCAGCATCCCGTCCGGCACCAGGCCGCCAACCTCGGCGTCAACGTGTGGCGTTCGGCGGTGGCATGGCAGGTGACCATCTTCATGGTGCTGCAGGCCATGATGTCCTTCAGCGTTTTTGCCTGGCTGGCGCCGATCCTGCGCGAACGCGGCGTGGACGGCGGCACGGCCGGCCTGATGGTCTCTGTTTCGATCGTGCTCCAGATGACGGGTTCGCTGTTTGCCCCTGCACTGGCGGCGAGGTTCCGTGACCAGCGGGCCATCGCTGTAGTGGTGGCGCTGATGACCGGCGGCGGGTTTGCGCTGAGCATCTTCGGACCCCTGGAACTCATCTGGGTGTGGACGGGGCTGCTCGGCCTGGGCCAGGGAAGCCTCACCGCGGTTGCCCTGACCATGATCATGCTGCGGACCCGCGACGGGCACACCGCGGCGCACCTGTCCGGGATGATGCAGGGCGTGGGCTACGGGCTAGGTTCCACCGGCACGCTGATGGTGGGCCAGCTGCACCAGGCCACGGGATCGTTCACGGCCGCCGGGGTGCTGTTCCTGGTGGTCGGTTCACTGGCCGCGGTGTTCGGTTACCGCGCGGGCCGGAACCGCTACATCGGCGACTCCAGCCGATCGGGCCAATAG
- a CDS encoding MFS transporter, translated as MQEPALPATHSATTAGILQRPYLWVTIGACALVFLAAFESLAVTTIMPVVSRELDGASLYALAFAGPLATGVIGMVAAGNWSDRRGPTVPLYASVALFVLGLIIAGTAVSMPMLVAGRLVQGLGGGALTVALYVVVARVYPAVLHPGIFAAFSAAWVIPSLVGPFAAGIVAEVLSWHWVFLGVVGLVVPALVMIVPVLRGIDRPAEQATVPPWALGRLAWAALAALAVLGLNLSAGVTIAGIPAAPALLAAAAVVIALVAVRPLVPRGTLLARRGLPSVILTRGLASAAFFGAEVYLPYLLIEEYQFPPTFAGLALTGGALSWAAAAAIQGRLGTRLKHRAAVRIGSALVLGAILLTLATSALHWPAAVAIAGWLFAGGGMGLLYPRLSVMTLAMSAKENEGFNSSAMSISDSLGGALALAATGIVFAAFTTTAESFAGVFALTAVVAVAAVAVAPRVSR; from the coding sequence GTGCAGGAACCCGCCCTGCCGGCCACGCATTCCGCCACCACAGCCGGGATCCTGCAGCGACCGTACCTGTGGGTCACCATCGGCGCATGTGCCCTGGTGTTCCTCGCGGCCTTCGAATCGCTCGCCGTGACCACCATCATGCCTGTCGTCAGCCGCGAGCTCGACGGCGCCAGCCTGTATGCGCTGGCCTTCGCCGGGCCGCTGGCCACCGGCGTGATCGGGATGGTGGCGGCCGGAAACTGGTCGGACCGCCGCGGCCCAACAGTCCCGCTGTACGCCTCCGTGGCCCTGTTCGTGCTGGGCCTGATCATCGCGGGCACGGCCGTGTCCATGCCCATGCTGGTTGCCGGCCGCCTGGTGCAGGGGCTTGGCGGCGGCGCGCTGACGGTGGCGCTCTACGTGGTGGTGGCCCGCGTCTACCCGGCCGTCCTGCACCCCGGGATCTTCGCTGCCTTCTCCGCCGCGTGGGTGATCCCGTCCCTGGTGGGCCCGTTCGCGGCCGGCATCGTGGCGGAGGTCCTGAGCTGGCACTGGGTGTTCCTGGGTGTGGTGGGCCTGGTGGTGCCCGCCCTCGTGATGATTGTTCCGGTGCTCCGCGGCATCGACCGGCCTGCTGAGCAGGCCACGGTCCCGCCCTGGGCGCTGGGCCGCCTGGCCTGGGCGGCGCTCGCCGCGCTCGCTGTGCTGGGGCTGAACCTCTCCGCCGGAGTCACCATCGCGGGCATTCCCGCAGCCCCGGCACTCCTGGCCGCGGCCGCCGTCGTGATTGCCCTCGTAGCCGTGCGGCCGCTGGTACCGCGCGGAACACTGCTCGCCCGCCGCGGCCTGCCCAGCGTGATCCTGACCCGCGGCCTGGCGTCTGCCGCATTCTTCGGCGCCGAGGTCTACCTGCCGTACCTGCTGATCGAGGAGTACCAGTTCCCGCCGACGTTCGCCGGCCTGGCACTCACCGGAGGCGCGTTGTCGTGGGCAGCCGCGGCCGCCATTCAGGGCCGCCTCGGCACCCGGCTGAAGCACCGGGCCGCGGTGCGCATCGGCTCAGCGCTCGTGCTGGGAGCCATTCTCCTCACGCTGGCGACGTCGGCGCTCCACTGGCCTGCCGCCGTCGCGATTGCCGGCTGGCTCTTCGCCGGCGGCGGCATGGGGCTGCTGTATCCGCGGCTCAGCGTGATGACGCTCGCCATGTCCGCCAAGGAAAACGAAGGCTTCAACAGCTCGGCGATGTCCATCTCGGACTCGCTGGGCGGGGCGCTGGCGCTCGCCGCCACGGGCATCGTGTTCGCGGCGTTTACGACGACGGCGGAATCGTTCGCGGGGGTCTTCGCACTGACGGCGGTGGTGGCCGTCGCCGCGGTTGCGGTGGCGCCGCGGGTTTCCCGCTAA
- a CDS encoding bifunctional 2-polyprenyl-6-hydroxyphenol methylase/3-demethylubiquinol 3-O-methyltransferase UbiG, which produces MTEQGADHHHTTDDGDTRLGDAPQRSAAEAWDERYRSKPKFWSGKPNPQLVREGAGLKPGKALDLGCGEGADAIWLAQQGWTVTAVDVSAVALERAATHEKSALDRESVHAEGAGEIPSRIHWQQCDLEDWQPTATFDLVTSQFLHSPHLAWQGPLRTAAAAVKPGGTLLIVGHHPDHLPPWGNHTRPEMFYTPAQLVAELGLDSPDWQLEVNTTRERTASGPDGEEAIIGDTVLRATRLA; this is translated from the coding sequence ATGACTGAACAGGGTGCGGACCACCACCACACAACGGACGACGGCGACACCCGGCTGGGGGATGCACCGCAGCGCAGTGCCGCCGAGGCGTGGGACGAAAGGTACCGGAGCAAGCCGAAATTCTGGAGCGGGAAACCCAACCCGCAACTGGTCCGCGAAGGCGCTGGACTGAAGCCGGGCAAGGCGCTGGACCTGGGCTGCGGCGAAGGGGCCGACGCCATCTGGCTCGCCCAGCAGGGCTGGACCGTCACCGCCGTCGACGTTTCCGCCGTCGCTCTGGAACGGGCAGCAACCCACGAAAAGTCGGCCCTGGACCGCGAGAGTGTGCACGCCGAGGGAGCGGGTGAAATTCCCAGCCGCATCCACTGGCAACAGTGTGATCTGGAGGACTGGCAGCCCACGGCAACCTTCGATCTGGTGACCTCCCAGTTCCTGCATTCCCCGCACCTGGCGTGGCAGGGTCCGCTGCGGACGGCGGCTGCGGCGGTCAAGCCGGGCGGCACGCTGCTGATCGTGGGCCATCATCCGGACCACCTGCCGCCGTGGGGAAACCACACCAGACCGGAGATGTTCTACACCCCGGCGCAGCTCGTGGCGGAGCTCGGCCTGGACTCGCCGGACTGGCAGCTGGAGGTCAACACCACACGGGAGCGGACGGCTTCGGGTCCTGACGGCGAGGAAGCCATCATCGGCGACACCGTACTCCGCGCCACCCGGCTGGCTTGA
- a CDS encoding DEAD/DEAH box helicase gives MTTFAALGTPKELADTLTAQGIVEPFPIQVKTLPDTLAGRDVLGRGRTGSGKTIAFAIPLVARLAEREAKHFRKPGRPMGLVLAPTRELATQINATIEPMAKAMGLTTTVIYGGISQARQEKALRAGVDIVIACPGRLEDLIRQRILTLEGVEITVLDEADHMADLGFLPVVKKLMDMTPSQGQRLLFSATLDNGVDKIVQRYLSNPLTHAVDESQAAVTTMEHHVLVVNDQTVKKQLIVELASGAGRRVLFMRTKHHARKLAKTLTDAGIPAVDLHGNLSQNARDRNLAEFSSGDVRVLVATDVAARGVHVDDVELVIHVDPPTEHKAYLHRSGRTARAGSDGTVVTLTLPEQQSDVKKLMKAAGVEVNFERVTANSPLVAELVGEMADKIDPRTRAALLAKKSAQQGGGTSTGANAERKRARRSQEGPTAGGRGGRGGRGRVSAEPTRTDLPRAERRAVAYEGRTEARAAFDRVAEQNEDRAIAAAAARRNSRGHGATGSTHRNDVPAAGGRAAAGRGSDGRSDSRVTRSDAPRGGTGRPATTGGQRGGRPATGQRAAGARTAGAGAGARTGGSGQRAGASTGNGGNSGNGGNAGNKAVWSSNTGGTSGGSYAGNGGGSGRPARSGPRRASAPASNERRSR, from the coding sequence ATGACTACTTTTGCTGCCCTCGGCACACCCAAAGAACTTGCCGACACCCTCACCGCACAGGGAATTGTTGAGCCGTTCCCCATCCAGGTCAAGACCCTCCCGGACACCCTGGCCGGACGCGACGTCCTGGGCCGCGGCCGCACCGGCTCCGGCAAGACCATCGCTTTCGCCATCCCGCTTGTAGCACGACTCGCTGAGCGGGAAGCCAAGCACTTCCGCAAGCCCGGCCGCCCCATGGGCCTGGTCCTCGCGCCGACCCGTGAACTGGCCACCCAGATCAACGCCACCATCGAGCCGATGGCCAAGGCCATGGGCCTGACCACCACCGTGATCTACGGCGGCATCTCCCAGGCACGCCAGGAAAAGGCGCTGCGCGCCGGCGTCGACATTGTCATCGCCTGCCCGGGCCGCCTGGAGGACCTGATCCGCCAGCGCATCCTGACGCTCGAAGGCGTCGAGATCACCGTCCTGGACGAGGCCGACCACATGGCCGACCTCGGCTTCCTCCCGGTGGTCAAGAAGCTCATGGACATGACCCCCAGCCAGGGCCAGCGACTGCTGTTCTCCGCCACCCTGGACAACGGCGTGGACAAGATCGTCCAGCGCTACCTGTCCAACCCGCTGACCCACGCCGTGGACGAGTCACAGGCCGCCGTGACCACCATGGAGCACCACGTCCTGGTGGTCAACGACCAGACCGTCAAGAAGCAGCTGATCGTTGAGCTCGCCTCGGGCGCCGGCCGCCGCGTCCTCTTTATGCGGACCAAGCACCACGCCCGCAAGCTGGCCAAGACCCTTACCGACGCCGGGATCCCCGCCGTCGATCTGCACGGCAACCTCTCGCAGAACGCCCGTGACCGCAACCTGGCCGAGTTTTCCTCCGGTGACGTCCGCGTCCTGGTGGCCACCGACGTCGCAGCCCGCGGCGTCCACGTGGACGACGTCGAACTGGTGATCCACGTGGATCCGCCCACAGAGCACAAGGCATACCTCCACCGCTCAGGCCGTACGGCCCGCGCAGGTTCGGACGGCACCGTGGTCACGCTGACCCTCCCGGAGCAGCAGTCCGACGTCAAGAAGCTCATGAAGGCGGCCGGCGTCGAGGTCAACTTCGAGCGCGTCACCGCCAACTCCCCGCTGGTTGCCGAGCTCGTGGGCGAAATGGCCGATAAGATCGATCCGCGCACCCGCGCCGCTCTTCTCGCCAAAAAGTCCGCACAGCAGGGTGGCGGCACCTCCACGGGTGCCAACGCCGAGCGCAAGCGCGCCCGCCGCAGCCAGGAAGGCCCCACCGCCGGTGGCCGTGGCGGCCGTGGTGGACGTGGACGCGTCTCCGCTGAGCCGACCCGCACCGATCTTCCGCGCGCCGAGCGCCGCGCTGTTGCCTACGAAGGCCGCACCGAGGCACGGGCAGCATTTGACCGTGTAGCTGAGCAGAACGAGGACCGCGCCATTGCAGCAGCTGCTGCTCGCCGCAATTCCCGCGGCCACGGCGCCACAGGCTCCACGCACCGCAACGACGTCCCCGCAGCAGGTGGCCGTGCAGCGGCCGGCCGCGGTTCCGACGGCCGTTCTGATTCACGCGTTACCCGCAGCGATGCTCCCCGTGGCGGCACGGGCCGCCCGGCAACCACCGGCGGACAGCGCGGCGGACGTCCGGCAACGGGCCAGCGCGCAGCCGGAGCCCGCACTGCGGGCGCCGGTGCAGGTGCCCGCACGGGTGGATCCGGCCAGCGCGCCGGTGCCTCCACGGGCAACGGCGGCAACTCGGGCAACGGTGGCAACGCCGGCAACAAGGCTGTTTGGTCCTCCAACACCGGCGGCACGTCCGGTGGCTCGTACGCCGGTAACGGTGGCGGCAGTGGCCGTCCGGCACGCAGCGGTCCCCGCCGCGCGTCGGCTCCGGCCTCGAACGAACGCCGCAGCCGCTAA
- a CDS encoding MBL fold metallo-hydrolase produces MDTLIHDLPDITIRSISVSEMNNNVYLLTAKASGAQLLIDAADDLPAIQAMLQDAAADTAATTRLAQIATTHQHWDHVRVLPALVAATGAPTLAGKDDAEAMPVPVDRILEQGDTCAVDGFELTAVHLRGHTPGSIAFVYQAPEGPAHIFSGDSLFPGGVGNTQNDPQRFTSLLDDVTARLFEAYPDDTLVHPGHGSPTTLGAERPHLEEWRARGW; encoded by the coding sequence ATGGACACGCTCATTCACGACCTCCCCGACATCACCATCCGCAGCATTTCCGTCAGCGAGATGAACAACAACGTGTACCTGCTGACCGCGAAGGCCAGCGGCGCACAGCTGCTGATTGATGCCGCGGACGACCTTCCGGCCATCCAGGCGATGCTGCAGGACGCCGCTGCGGATACCGCGGCCACAACCAGACTGGCGCAGATTGCAACGACGCACCAGCATTGGGACCACGTCCGGGTACTGCCGGCGTTGGTGGCAGCCACGGGCGCCCCAACCCTTGCCGGAAAGGACGACGCCGAGGCGATGCCAGTGCCCGTGGACCGGATCCTGGAACAGGGGGATACCTGCGCCGTGGACGGCTTCGAGCTCACCGCCGTGCACCTGCGCGGCCATACCCCGGGATCGATCGCGTTTGTGTACCAGGCCCCGGAAGGGCCCGCCCACATTTTCAGCGGGGATTCGTTGTTCCCGGGCGGCGTGGGCAACACCCAGAATGATCCTCAGCGGTTCACGTCGCTGCTGGACGATGTCACCGCGCGGCTGTTCGAGGCCTACCCGGACGACACATTGGTGCACCCGGGCCACGGCAGCCCCACCACCCTCGGCGCGGAACGCCCGCACCTTGAGGAGTGGCGCGCCCGCGGCTGGTAA
- a CDS encoding aldo/keto reductase, whose amino-acid sequence MTAPLVHLGDGLNVSPLGFGGMALTPVYGEVDPHEALKTLHHAVDAGVSFIDTADIYGGGSNEQLIAQLLKDRRGEVQLATKFSLVGSPADGYTDVRGDAAYVRQAVDASLKRLGTDVIDLYYMHRRDLRVPIVETVEAMAGLVQQGKVKHLGLSEVTAQELAEAHSVHPIAAVQSEWSIWSRDVERNVVPAAASLGVGFVPYSPLGRGFLTGTVDASSLGANDFRRRIPRFAADAFDANQGVVAAVRTVATELSATPAQVALAWLLEQGKRRGLAVVPISGTRKTHRIDENLGALSLDLTPAQLEALDQAADAVVGSRSADPNWVSQGRE is encoded by the coding sequence ATGACTGCACCATTGGTACACCTCGGCGACGGCCTCAACGTCAGCCCCCTGGGTTTCGGCGGCATGGCCCTCACCCCGGTCTACGGCGAAGTTGACCCGCACGAGGCCCTCAAAACCCTGCACCATGCGGTGGATGCCGGCGTCAGCTTCATTGACACCGCGGACATCTACGGCGGAGGCAGCAACGAGCAACTCATCGCGCAGCTGCTCAAGGACCGGCGGGGTGAAGTGCAGCTCGCCACGAAGTTTTCCCTGGTGGGCTCGCCGGCTGATGGCTACACGGATGTCCGGGGAGATGCCGCCTACGTTCGGCAGGCGGTCGACGCCAGCCTGAAGCGGCTTGGCACGGACGTGATCGACCTCTACTACATGCACCGCCGTGACCTCCGCGTTCCGATTGTGGAAACCGTGGAGGCCATGGCGGGGCTGGTGCAGCAGGGCAAGGTCAAACACCTCGGCCTGTCAGAGGTGACCGCGCAGGAGCTGGCCGAAGCCCACTCCGTGCACCCCATCGCCGCGGTCCAAAGCGAATGGTCCATCTGGAGCCGCGATGTGGAACGCAACGTGGTTCCGGCCGCGGCCAGCCTGGGCGTCGGCTTTGTGCCGTATTCGCCACTGGGCCGGGGATTCCTCACCGGCACGGTGGACGCTTCCAGTTTGGGAGCCAACGACTTCCGACGCCGGATCCCGCGGTTCGCCGCGGACGCCTTTGACGCGAACCAGGGCGTCGTGGCGGCCGTGCGGACGGTCGCCACTGAGCTGTCTGCAACACCTGCCCAGGTTGCACTCGCGTGGCTGCTGGAGCAGGGCAAACGGCGGGGACTGGCCGTGGTCCCCATCTCCGGCACGCGCAAGACGCACCGGATCGACGAAAACCTGGGCGCCCTGTCCCTGGACCTGACCCCGGCGCAACTGGAGGCGCTGGACCAGGCTGCGGACGCCGTCGTCGGCTCCCGCTCGGCGGACCCCAACTGGGTGTCCCAGGGCCGTGAATAG
- a CDS encoding nucleoside/nucleotide kinase family protein, protein MDSPEVQQALAALRHRLDGGRRLLLGITGAPGSGKSTFAARLQREFGPGTAVVVPMDGFHLGNAIINGTPLRQRKGAMDTFDVGGYLSLLQRLVRRNEAVVYAPEFRRTLDEPVAASIAVPASVPLVITEGNYLLAEMPEWKDVRAQLDEVWFMDSPPALRLARLVDRHVEFGMDRAAAEAWAAGPDEANAVIIEATRQGADRIIPWCQDIG, encoded by the coding sequence ATGGACTCCCCCGAAGTACAGCAGGCACTCGCCGCCCTGCGGCACAGGCTCGACGGCGGCCGGCGGCTACTCCTGGGCATCACGGGCGCACCCGGCTCCGGCAAGTCCACGTTCGCGGCCCGGCTGCAGCGGGAGTTCGGCCCTGGTACCGCCGTCGTGGTGCCGATGGACGGCTTCCACCTGGGCAACGCGATCATCAACGGCACACCGCTGCGACAGCGCAAGGGCGCAATGGACACGTTCGACGTCGGCGGCTACCTCTCGCTGTTGCAGCGGCTCGTGCGGCGGAATGAGGCCGTGGTGTACGCGCCCGAGTTCCGGCGGACTTTGGACGAACCGGTGGCCGCGTCCATCGCAGTCCCCGCGTCCGTGCCGCTGGTGATCACCGAGGGAAACTATCTGCTGGCGGAGATGCCTGAGTGGAAGGATGTCCGGGCGCAGCTGGATGAGGTCTGGTTCATGGATTCCCCTCCCGCGCTGCGGCTGGCCCGGCTGGTGGACCGGCACGTGGAATTCGGCATGGACCGGGCCGCAGCGGAGGCGTGGGCGGCGGGACCGGATGAGGCCAACGCGGTGATAATCGAGGCAACGCGGCAGGGCGCCGACCGGATCATCCCGTGGTGCCAGGACATCGGCTAG